A genomic stretch from Megachile rotundata isolate GNS110a chromosome 1, iyMegRotu1, whole genome shotgun sequence includes:
- the LOC100878697 gene encoding uncharacterized protein LOC100878697 isoform X1 — protein MSNSIKVGIKLRPLNEQEKNDNLSIRWIVQGNNVVSLDLESRKLGDNKFQFDYIFDTNTTNSIVFNSIVKPIVDGAIDGFNGIIFSYGQSNSGKTYTMLGALEEPGIIPHTINYIFHAISNMSGRQFLLRVSYLEIYDEKIHDLLSETDIDLRLHDSEQIIINCKEEITNSANNMLSIMKRGIKNKKMKETNGTEYNRSHSVFRITIESQEIEADSKHCVLVSQLNLVDLAGFVKIHHNDLIEEHQIDASVATLESLIIQLTRTQAVQKQTDYNNTNVTELLQSSLGANALTALICTVTPVALDETYYTLSLASQAKNIKIMPQRCMRSDTSLLLNHTKQLIKLQTELKKIRNENSIECEEVESNNLQEKHHINSLLERIKLLKTQIITGCTKNCEESSKHKSRRIPKLYLPTLPTIIGLPTIKEMSPEKPCRKSIRESGDLMNQTFETTFADFETELLKNKLSRETKENGNCTEERCIECTENGFGITSSNNSSSVTPEKQNLSVQPLSTPKNVLRKYISDLTKDLTELREFTTLEKQLMCETNYCDVHNVETRETKAGGTDDSSSNLIIQLAEDKVKLTEELELKIQELDGIKNDIQSFRLDIEQLQKTIYLLTRENAELSNKLIAEKEHSKQTELDLKNTIEVLHTRISNITAEKINSENDLIIMSQKLQNAHLKTSEVCSDEELMTKYQKRIDALKTENIELSSIIAEKDKELETIKESKSLLYDHECMYKDKVAALTENSKFLILENSELSTDLMDKIEENEMLKKECDVLRSKLSAMGEVNSDEDDTERLRSANKLLKAEIVELKMKITMLTDENTKFSNNLLETIEDLENSRSEKQDNSSLYLSTASDYKNSFIQLNGPKQLSQNESSEILANRVVMLQEKINHLTHLNKKLSDLKLSSCNQCAHLKNLNESRRALKLEATLLNHKLEDLQRKFDQKCADTEALKIKVNQELNLSFGDTSFNTTFSEGMNVTFVEEKVQHLSSELQALKDNHDKLSVLYKEKCDELEKLHDEVVDTKNTDSGSKPKKSVLKTENRIERIQKSIDLVKDDIDELKKNSMNFTSVLNKFRTEKAKLLDEISTLKSINEELQQKVSDNEISAAIATEKAQLLESEMVNMSKEIEQFSALEKTIKSEKLVLEVELEDLKVEKENKDILIIELHKTIDDLNESISSLKTELNLMTNQKNELTISTELIKRKYQNELESFRKHYEELEKENAKSTEAEKLASLKVKELESDIEKLQADLTRQEDLCKELQRKICQLENLLQENENEKEALKEKLQTLEGKLIDSENELVTKYKNEFESLTMKFEEYTKESEIKLNKINETLNEYATENDNLKQKLEKLQDIELKFNEIKNKGKDILNKEKLLCSDNKKLKEELDTVKECMVNELKSLKNKINSTDILNKTANEIFIMFLQAVMSKEEEIIKTMRESFEKDKQQLEDEKQQSADAEKRMTLWMKELESETEKLQKDLTKRETLCSEQQSKICRLEHLLSENNYEKEILKEKIEALESDLGNLQTELDKQSTVDIQQKEEEIISAQKREKKIQEIYKKKELEILSKMKFEKELYEKRIEDLNCIIETYKTTNLELKNNIEGLEANEKQLKNIIDANSSELKQNNQRIKELNFDFEQLTEAYNEVNQELKQKTSQIENITALLKHKCDMLSEYKTKLEIVMPDYEMLKNQVKERKECIERYKEEIEELKMEKEKQIEIIKDKLNSEEIKNVGLNKQLNELNNRSIALVEELDNLKEKYEELQHANTKLERKIRNSTSKLKAEAEMEELRDINKTLKNNLEGASNRITEMQENKNKILKELVNLKGQYEVLLQENVELKKTLSSYKQNIPYLSLEEYDSLLQEKNKIALELEGKKLLLNQREKEIKSHISQIKDLTVKNRDFDNQLQKYTTIINERDTEIADLKNRLYDDQAGNKLVTELEEKLKLLEERNKKLEDQLQLNNNEKVFRLLRKENSELQIKLNEYENKLDLRSSSNSSRSVSPAFENTRRRHSRNEIFNQRRQLEDVISNIDIDEDEETCQILRKKIQELELQLAAKEGQISALEIQIQSEYFPYQQKCKELEKNLLAYRLRNTELNSDVRQLQKTITDINGWECDTCRRWQINKRDKDCQTEIRNLSNGIIDDHAKIMKLKKEKGLLKDMCISRCRRIKELEEKVKELEELQSTPALKSAESLQDKQCASLMYFKKSFDLEKNVKPEMKENVPSTLVELTNFSNYRRSIRNKY, from the exons ATTACATTTTTGATACGAATACAACCAATTCCATTGTATTCAATAGTATTGTGAAACCTATCGTTGATGGTGCTATAGATGGTTTTAATGGCATAATATTTTCTTATGGTCAAAGTAATTCAGGTAAAACATATACCATGTTAGGTGCTTTAGAAGAACCAGGAATAATACCTCATacaattaattacatatttcatGCTATTTCAAATATGAGTGGACGTCAATTTTTGTTAAG GGTatcttatttagaaatttacgatGAAAAAATACATGACCTTTTAAGTGAAACTGATATCGATTTAAGATTACATGATAGCGAACAAATAATCATTAACTGTAAAGAAGAAATTACAAACTCTGCAAATAATATGTTGTCTATTATGAAAAGaggaataaagaataaaaagatGAAAGAAACTAATGGAACTGAATATAATAGAAGTCATAGTGTATTTCGGATT ACAATTGAAAGTCAAGAAATTGAAGCAGACTCAAAACATTGTGTACTAGTATCGCAGTTAAATTTAGTAGATCTTGCTGGTTTTGTAAAGATTCATCATAATGATCTTATTGAAGAACATCAAATTGATGCATCAGTTGCTACTTTAGAATCGCTAATTATACAATTGACTCGAACACAAGCTGTTCAGAAACAAActgattataataatactaatgTAACAGAATTGTTACAGTCATCGTTAGGTGCTAATGCTTTAACAGCATTAATATGTACTGTAACACCTGTTGCTTTGGATGAGACATACTACACTCTATC ACTTGCATCTCAagccaaaaatattaaaattatgccACAAAGATGCATGAGGTCTGATACATCACTTCTATTAAATCACacaaaacaattaattaaacttcAAACAGAACTAAAG aaaataagaaatgaaaattcTATAGAGTGTGAAGAAGTAGAATCTAATAATTTACAAGAGAAACATCACATTAATTCCTTGTTAGaacgtataaaattattaaagactCAAATTATTACTGGCTGTACGAAAAATTGTGAAGAATCATCTAAACATAAATCTAGAAGAATACCCAAACTGTATTTACCTACGCTTCCTACTATAATTGGCTTACctacaataaaagaaatgtcACCGGAAAAACCGTGCCGAAAAAGCATTAGAGAATCAGGTGATCTTATGAATCAGA CATTTGAAACAACCTTCGCAGATTTTGAGACGGAATTACTTAAGAATAAATTAAGTCGTGAAACCaaagaaaatggaaattgtACCGAAGAAAGATGCATTGAATGTACAGAAAATGGTTTTGGTATTACATCTTCGAATAATAGTTCCTCTGTAACACCTGAAAAGCAAAATCTTTCGGTACAACCCTTAAGCACACCAAAGAACGTTTTACGGAAGTATATTTCAGATTTGACAAAAGATCTTACGGAGCTTCGTGAATTTACAACCTTAGAGAAACAATTGATGTGTGAAACAAATTATTGCGACGTACATAATGTAGAAACACGCGAGACCAAAGCTGGAGGGACTGACGACTCATCCTCAAATCTAATAATACAATTAGCAGAAGACAAGGTTAAATTAACAGaagaattagaattaaaaattcaagaacttgatggaattaaaaatgatattcaaAGTTTTAGATTAGATATCGAACAATTACAAAAGACTATTTATTTACTGACACGTGAAAACGCAGAAttgtcaaataaattaattgctgAAAAAGAACATTCCAAACAAACTGAACTGGATTTGAAGAACACAATCGAGGTACTTCATACACGTATTTCGAATATCACAGCCgaaaaaataaattcagaaaatgatttaataattatgagtcaaaaattacaaaatgcacaTTTAAAAACTTCGGAAGTATGCAGCGATGAAGAGTTAATGACCAAATATCAAAAAAGAATTGATGCATTGAAAACAGAAAACATTGAATTGTCATCTATCATTGCAGAGAAAGATAAAGAACTTGAAACTATTAAAGAAAGTAAATCGCTTTTGTATGATCATGAATGTATGTACAAGGATAAAGTTGCAGCTCTTACAGAAAATAGTAAATTCTTAATTCTGGAAAATAGCGAGCTCTCTACGGACTTAATGGATAAGATCGAAGAAAATGAAATGTTAAAAAAGGAATGTGACGTTTTGAGAAGTAAACTATCTGCAATGGGAGAAGTGAATTCTGATGAAGATGACACAGAGCGATTAAGATCAGCGAATAAACTTTTGAAAGCTGAGATtgtagaattaaaaatgaaaataacaaTGTTAACGGATGAGAATACAAAGTTTTCGAATAATTTATTGGAAACTATAGAAGACCTTGAAAATTCACGGAGTGAAAAACAAGACAATAGCTCATTATATTTATCCACGGCATCTGACTATAAAAATAGTTTTATACAATTAAATGGACCTAAACAACTATCCCAAAATGAAAGTAGCGAGATATTAGCAAATAGAGTTGTTATGTTACAGGAAAAGATCAATCATTTGACtcacttaaataaaaaattaagcgACTTAAAATTATCATCTTGCAATCAGTGTGCTCATTTGAAGAATCTGAACGAGAGCCGTAGGGCTTTGAAACTTGAAGCGACACTTTTAAATCATAAATTGGAGGACTTGCAaagaaaatttgatcaaaaatgTGCTGATACAGaagctttgaaaattaaagtaaaTCAGGAGTTGAATTTAAGTTTTGGCGATACGTCTTTCAATACTACTTTTTCGGAGGGAATGAATGTAACTTTCGTAGAAGAAAAAGTTCAACATTTAAGCAGTGAATTACAAGCATTGAAGGATAACCATGACAAATTGTCAGTACTGTACAAAGAGAAGTGCGATGAGCTCGAAAAACTACATGATGAAGTAGTGGATACAAAAAATACTGATAGTGGCTCGAAACCAAAGAAGTCTGTACTTAAAACTGAGAATAGAATCGAAAGAATCCAAAAGAGTATTGACTTAGTCAAGGACGACATAGatgaattaaagaaaaatagcATGAACTTTACTTCTGTACTTAATAAATTTAGGACAGAAAAAGCGAAACTACTCGATGAAATTAGTACATTAAAGAGCATCAATGAGGAATTACAGCAGAAGGTGTCTGATAATGAAATATCAGCAGCCATAGCTACAGAGAAAGCACAACTTCTTGAAAGTGAAATGGTAAATATGAGCAAAGAAATTGAACAATTCTCTGCACTTGAAAAAACGATAAAAAGCGAAAAGCTGGTACTGGAagtggaattggaagatttgaaagtcgaaaaagaaaataaagatatTCTTATCATAGAATTACATAAAACGATCGATGACTTAAACGAATCTATTTCATCATTGAAAACTGAATTGAACTTGATGACTAATCAAAAGAACGAATTAACTATTTCCACGGAATTGATTAAACGTAAGTATCAAAATGAGCTGGAGTCGTTTAGAAAACACTATGAAGAACTAGAGAAAGAAAATGCAAAAAGTACAGAAGCTGAGAAACTTGCATCATTAAAGGTAAAGGAATTGGAGTCAGATATAGAAAAGCTTCAAGCAGATTTGACAAGACAAGAAGATCTGTGCAAAGAACTTCAACGAAAAATATGTCAGCTAGAAAATCTTTTACAAGAGaacgaaaatgaaaaagaagCACTTAAGGAAAAGCTGCAAACACTTGAAGGTAAATTGATTGATTCTGAAAATGAGTTAGTGACtaagtataaaaatgaatttgaaagCTTAACAATGAAGTTTGAGGAATACACCAAAGAgtctgaaattaaattaaacaaaattaatgaaacgttGAACGAGTATGCTACtgaaaatgataatttaaaacAGAAACTTGAAAAGCTTCAagatattgaattaaaattcaatgaaataaaGAACAAAGGAAAAGATATATTAAACAAAGAGAAACTTTTGTGtagtgataataaaaaattgaaagaagaatTGGATACTGTCAAAGAATGTATGGTCAATGAATTGAAGTCgcttaagaataaaataaattccacagatattttgaacaaaactgcaaatgaaatttttataatgttccTGCAAGCAGTTATGTccaaagaagaagaaataattaaaacaatgagAGAATCATTTGAGAAAGATAAACAACAATTGGAGGATGAAAAACAACAAAGTGCAGATGCAGAGAAACGCATGACACTATGGATGAAAGAACTTGAAtcagaaactgaaaaattacaaaaggaTTTAACGAAACGGGAAACTTTATGTTCGGAACAGCAAAGTAAAATTTGTCGTTTGGAACATCTTCTAAGTGAAAATAACTATGAGAAAGAGATACTTAAAGAAAAAATAGAAGCACTCGAAAGTGATTTGGGTAATTTGCAAACGGAACTAGACAAGCAAAGTACTGTGGATATTCaacaaaaagaagaagaaattatTAGTGCccaaaaaagagaaaagaagatACAAGAAATTTATAAGAAGAAGGAACTTGAAATTCTTTCtaaaatgaaatttgagaaagaaTTGTACGAGAAAAGAATAGAAGATCTTAATTGTATTATAGAAACCTATAAAAcaacaaatttggaattgaagAATAATATTGAAGGTCTTGAAGCAAATGAGAAACagcttaaaaatattatagatgCAAATTCTTCTGAATTAAAACAGAACAATCAACGAATAAAggaattaaattttgattttgaacaACTTACAGAAGCTTACAATGAAGTAAATCAGGAACTTAAACAGAAAACATCACAAATTGAAAACATTACAGCACTCTTAAAACATAAGTGTGACATGCTGTCTGAATACAAAACTAAACTTGAAATTGTCATGCCAGATtatgaaatgttgaaaaatcAAGTTAAAGAGCGAAAAGAATGTATAGAACGCTATaaagaagaaatagaagaaCTTAAAATGGAGAAGgaaaaacaaattgaaataattaaagacaaattaaattctgaagagATAAAAAATGTAGGATTAAATAAGCAACTGAACGAATTGAATAACAGGAGCATAGCTTTGGTAGAGGAATTAGATAATCTGaaggaaaaatatgaagaattgcAACATGCAAATACAAAATTGGAAAGAAAGATCAGAAATAGTACAAGTAAACTAAAAGCTGAAGCAGAAATGGAGGAATTAAGAGAcataaataaaacattaaaaaataatttagaaggaGCCAGTAATCGCATAACTGAGatgcaagaaaataaaaataaaattttgaaagaattagTCAATTTGAAAGGTCAATATGAAGTATTGTTGCAAGAAAATGTTGAACTGAAGAAAACACTCTCATCGTACAAACAAAACATTCCATATTTATCCCTGGAAGAATATGATTCTCTTCTTcaagaaaagaataaaatagcATTAGAATTAGAAGGTAAAAAGTTATTATTGAatcaaagagagaaagagataaaATCACACATAAGTCAAATAAAAGATTTAACTGTTAAAAACAGAGATTTTGACAACCAATTGCAAAAATATACTACTATCATTAATGAACGTGATACAGAAATTGCGGACTTGAAGAATAGGCTGTATGATGATCAAGCAGGAAATAAACTGGTTACTGAAttagaagaaaaattgaaacttttggAAGAAAGAAACAAGAAACTCGAGGATCAACTGcagttaaataataatgaaaaagtgTTTCGCTTATTAAGGAAAGAAAATTCAGAATTACAAATTAAGCTTAATGAATATGAGAATAAATTAGATCTAAGAAGTAGTAGCAATAGTTCAAGATCAGTTAGTCCAGCCTTTGAAAATACCAGAAGAAGGCATAGTAGGAATGAGATATTTAACCAGAGAAGACAATTGGAAGATGTTATTTCTAATATAGATATCGATGAAGATGAAGAAACCTGTCAAATATTGAGGAAAAAGATTCAAGAATTAGAATTACAATTGGCAGCAAAAGAAGGTCAAATTTCAGCTTTAGAAATTCAGATCCAAAGTGAATATTTCCCTTATCAACAAAAATGTAAGGAGCTTGAAAAAAATTTGTTGGCATATCGTTTACGG AACACTGAACTTAATTCTGATGTACGACAACTTCAAAAAACTATAACAGATATAAACGGATGGGAATGCGATACTTGTAGACGGTGGCAAATTAATAAAAGAGACAAAGATTGTCAAACAGAAATTCGCAATCTCAGTAATGGAATAATTGAT GATCATGCAAAGataatgaaattaaagaaagaaaaaggatTATTAAAAGATATGTGCATTTCACGATGTCGACGAATAAAAGAATTAGAGGAGAAAGTAAAAGAATTGGAAGAGCTGCAGAGTACACCGGCTTTAAAATCTGCTGAATCTTTACAAGACAAGCAATGCGCTTCCTtgatgtattttaaaaaatcatttgacTTGGAGAAGAATGTGAAACC AGAGATGAAAGAAAACGTTCCATCGACGTTAGTAGaactaacaaatttttcaaattatagaCGAAGCATACGGAATAAATACTGA